The following are from one region of the Mannheimia granulomatis genome:
- the hisC gene encoding histidinol-phosphate transaminase, translating into MQFINIANEGVKSLAPYQAGKPIEELERELGISNIIKLASNENPFGFPESAKQAIIQQLNDLTRYPDSNGFELKSTIAKKFGLNANQITLGNGSNDLLELFAHTFASDKDEIIYSQYAFIVYPLVTKAINAVAREIPAKNWGHDLDGFLNAINEKTKLIFIANPNNPTGNFLSQTEIEAFLAKVPSQILVVLDEAYTEFTAAEERIDSFGLLQKYPNLIVSRSLSKAYGLAGLRIGYAVSNAEIADLLNRVRQPFNCNSLALASAIAVMNDDEFVKKVAENNRLEMARYEAFCLANGLEYIPSKGNFITIDFKRPAAPIYDALLREGVIVRPIAGYGMPNHLRVSIGLPEENDRFFTALLKVLS; encoded by the coding sequence ATGCAATTTATCAACATCGCAAATGAAGGTGTAAAGTCTCTAGCACCTTACCAAGCAGGAAAGCCCATTGAAGAGCTTGAGCGTGAATTAGGTATTAGCAATATCATTAAGTTAGCATCAAATGAGAATCCGTTTGGTTTTCCGGAAAGTGCTAAGCAAGCGATTATTCAACAATTAAATGATTTAACCCGTTATCCGGATTCCAACGGCTTTGAGCTGAAATCGACCATCGCTAAAAAATTTGGGCTAAATGCCAATCAAATTACGCTTGGCAATGGCTCAAATGATTTATTAGAGCTTTTTGCTCATACCTTTGCCTCAGACAAAGATGAAATTATTTATTCACAATATGCCTTTATTGTGTATCCGTTGGTGACAAAAGCGATTAATGCAGTGGCTCGTGAAATCCCGGCAAAAAACTGGGGACACGATTTAGATGGATTCTTAAACGCCATTAATGAGAAAACCAAGCTGATTTTTATTGCAAATCCAAATAACCCAACCGGTAACTTTTTAAGCCAAACGGAAATTGAGGCATTTTTAGCCAAAGTGCCAAGCCAGATTTTAGTGGTGTTAGATGAAGCCTACACTGAATTTACTGCGGCTGAGGAGCGGATAGATTCATTTGGTTTATTGCAAAAATACCCGAATTTAATTGTCTCCCGCTCGCTGTCTAAAGCCTATGGTTTAGCCGGTTTACGTATTGGCTATGCAGTATCAAATGCTGAAATTGCAGACTTATTGAATCGTGTCCGTCAGCCGTTTAATTGCAACAGTTTAGCCTTAGCTTCAGCAATTGCAGTGATGAATGATGATGAATTTGTTAAAAAAGTAGCAGAAAATAACCGCTTGGAAATGGCGCGCTATGAGGCATTTTGTCTTGCGAATGGCTTAGAATATATCCCATCAAAAGGTAATTTCATTACCATTGATTTTAAACGCCCTGCCGCTCCGATTTATGATGCTTTATTACGTGAAGGCGTGATTGTGCGCCCAATTGCAGGCTACGGAATGCCAAATCATTTACGGGTGAGTATTGGATTGCCGGAAGAAAATGACAGATTTTTTACAGCCCTTTTGAAGGTTTTATCGTGA
- the aroA gene encoding 3-phosphoshikimate 1-carboxyvinyltransferase, with translation MEKLTLNPISRVEGEINLPGSKSLSNRALLLAALAKGTTRVTNLLDSDDIRHMLNALKALGVNYELSEVKTVCVVEGIGGAFQMQNGLSLFLGNAGTAMRPLAAALCLKGEANAQVILTGEPRMKERPIKHLVDALRQVGADVQYLENEGYPPLAITNSGLKGGKVQIDGSISSQFLTALLMAAPLADGDMEIEIMGDLVSKPYIDITLAMMKDFGVLVENRNYQTFLVKGNQSYISPQTYLVEGDASSASYFLAAGAIKGKVKVTGIGKNSIQGDRLFADVLEKMGAKITWGEDFIQAEQTQLKGIDMDMNHIPDAAMTIATTALFAEGETIIRNIYNWRVKETDRLVAMATELRKIGAIVEEGEDFIRIQPLALENFQHAEIETYNDHRVAMCFSLVALSDTAVTILDPKCTAKTFPTYFTELARLSVRE, from the coding sequence ATGGAAAAATTAACCTTAAATCCGATTTCCCGAGTGGAAGGAGAAATTAACTTACCTGGCTCAAAAAGCCTTTCTAATCGTGCCTTATTATTGGCAGCATTAGCCAAAGGCACAACTCGAGTAACAAACTTATTAGACAGCGACGATATTCGCCATATGTTAAATGCGTTAAAAGCATTAGGCGTGAATTATGAATTGTCGGAAGTGAAAACAGTCTGTGTTGTTGAGGGAATTGGCGGAGCATTTCAAATGCAAAATGGTTTATCACTTTTTTTAGGTAATGCAGGAACAGCGATGCGTCCGCTGGCTGCTGCCTTATGCTTAAAAGGTGAGGCGAATGCTCAGGTCATCCTAACTGGTGAGCCACGCATGAAAGAACGCCCTATCAAGCATTTAGTCGATGCCTTACGCCAAGTAGGGGCAGATGTACAATATTTAGAAAATGAAGGCTACCCACCACTTGCTATTACTAATAGTGGCTTAAAAGGTGGAAAAGTACAAATTGATGGTTCGATTTCTAGTCAGTTTTTAACGGCGTTATTAATGGCAGCACCTCTCGCTGATGGTGATATGGAAATTGAAATTATGGGTGATCTGGTATCAAAACCCTATATTGATATTACTCTTGCGATGATGAAGGATTTTGGTGTTTTGGTTGAAAATCGAAATTATCAGACTTTCTTGGTCAAAGGTAATCAAAGCTATATTTCTCCACAAACCTATTTAGTGGAAGGGGATGCTTCCTCGGCGTCTTATTTCTTAGCAGCAGGGGCGATCAAAGGTAAGGTAAAAGTAACAGGTATTGGTAAAAATTCTATTCAAGGTGACCGCTTGTTTGCCGATGTATTAGAAAAAATGGGCGCAAAAATTACTTGGGGAGAGGATTTTATCCAAGCAGAGCAAACTCAGCTAAAGGGGATTGATATGGATATGAACCATATTCCTGATGCCGCAATGACGATTGCAACTACCGCACTGTTTGCTGAAGGAGAAACGATTATTCGCAATATTTATAACTGGCGAGTGAAAGAAACGGATCGTTTGGTTGCTATGGCAACTGAGTTACGCAAAATAGGTGCAATCGTTGAAGAGGGAGAGGATTTTATCCGTATTCAGCCACTTGCTTTAGAGAATTTTCAACACGCAGAAATTGAGACCTATAATGATCACCGTGTAGCGATGTGTTTCTCATTAGTGGCACTATCTGACACTGCTGTCACCATACTAGATCCAAAATGCACGGCAAAAACCTTCCCGACTTATTTTACCGAATTAGCGCGTTTATCTGTAAGAGAATAA
- the glmU gene encoding bifunctional UDP-N-acetylglucosamine diphosphorylase/glucosamine-1-phosphate N-acetyltransferase GlmU, translating into MTQLSVVILAAGKGTRMYSDLPKVLHPVAGKPMVKHVIDTAKQLDAKQIHLIYGHGADLLKERLSEEPVNWVFQAEQLGTGHAMQQAAPFFADDENIVMLYGDAPLITKSTLERLIAAKPENGIALLTVELENPTGYGRIIRENGSVVAIVEQKDANEAQLSIKEVNTGVMVASGASFKKWLQNLNNNNAQGEYYITDVIAMANQDGFKVQAVSATEFMEVEGANNRLQLAALERFYQKREAEKLLLSGVTIIDPSRFDIRGTVTHGKDVSIDVNVILEGEIKLGNNVKIGAGCVLKNCEIGDNVEIKPYSVIEDSVVGTKSAIGPFSRLRPGAKLAEETHIGNFVEIKKATIGKGSKVNHLTYVGDAEVGKDCNIGAGVITCNYDGANKFKTIIGDNVFVGSDSQLVAPITIASGSTIGAGATVTKDVGENELVISRVPQRHIQGWQRPTKKK; encoded by the coding sequence ATGACTCAACTGAGCGTTGTGATTTTAGCAGCGGGTAAAGGCACTCGTATGTATTCAGATTTACCAAAAGTGTTGCACCCGGTTGCCGGTAAACCGATGGTAAAACACGTTATTGATACTGCAAAACAGTTAGATGCCAAACAAATTCATTTAATTTACGGCCACGGAGCAGACTTATTAAAAGAGCGTTTAAGCGAAGAGCCGGTAAATTGGGTATTCCAAGCCGAACAATTAGGCACGGGCCATGCAATGCAACAAGCTGCGCCATTTTTTGCTGATGATGAAAATATTGTGATGCTTTATGGCGATGCCCCACTGATTACCAAATCTACACTTGAACGCCTAATTGCGGCAAAACCGGAAAATGGTATTGCCTTATTAACCGTTGAATTAGAGAATCCAACCGGCTACGGAAGAATCATTCGCGAAAATGGCTCTGTGGTTGCTATTGTTGAACAAAAAGATGCAAATGAAGCCCAATTAAGCATTAAGGAAGTTAACACCGGCGTAATGGTGGCAAGTGGAGCCAGTTTCAAAAAATGGCTGCAAAACCTCAATAATAACAATGCACAAGGCGAATATTACATTACTGACGTCATTGCTATGGCAAACCAAGACGGTTTCAAAGTGCAAGCAGTATCAGCAACTGAATTTATGGAAGTGGAAGGGGCAAATAATCGCCTACAACTTGCTGCCTTAGAACGTTTCTACCAAAAACGTGAAGCGGAAAAATTATTGTTGTCAGGTGTGACGATTATCGATCCAAGCCGCTTTGATATCCGCGGTACCGTTACCCACGGAAAAGATGTTTCTATTGATGTAAATGTGATTTTAGAGGGCGAAATCAAGCTAGGTAATAACGTGAAAATTGGTGCCGGCTGTGTGCTGAAAAATTGCGAAATTGGCGATAATGTTGAAATCAAACCTTACTCTGTCATTGAAGACTCTGTAGTTGGTACCAAGTCAGCTATTGGTCCATTCTCTCGCTTACGCCCGGGTGCAAAATTAGCGGAAGAAACCCATATTGGCAACTTTGTTGAGATCAAAAAAGCCACTATCGGCAAAGGATCTAAAGTCAATCACTTGACCTATGTAGGCGATGCAGAAGTGGGTAAAGATTGTAATATCGGCGCAGGCGTAATCACCTGTAATTATGATGGTGCCAACAAATTTAAAACCATTATTGGTGATAATGTGTTTGTCGGCTCAGACAGCCAACTGGTTGCCCCAATTACCATTGCCAGTGGTTCTACCATTGGGGCCGGTGCCACGGTCACAAAAGATGTGGGTGAAAACGAATTAGTCATCAGCCGAGTGCCACAACGCCATATCCAAGGCTGGCAACGCCCGACTAAAAAGAAATAA
- a CDS encoding TIGR04211 family SH3 domain-containing protein — protein sequence MKKLSSAILSCFLLGLSSPSFAADTYITENLSTFMRKGAGDQFRISGAIQAGEKVTVLDRKERYSLIRDSRNREGWVLNSDLSDTASPKDLIPQLKQQVQDLTNRLSKIDTEWQQRTAEMQRRTQDSVQKSSDLVAENAQLKRELEILKNKNRDLETMHDSEKREIVIQWFIYGGAVLGAGLLLGLIIPLLIPRRRRSNNGWA from the coding sequence ATGAAGAAATTATCATCAGCTATTCTTTCTTGTTTTTTACTCGGCTTGTCTAGCCCTTCTTTTGCGGCAGATACCTATATTACCGAAAATCTGAGTACATTTATGCGTAAAGGTGCTGGTGATCAATTCCGTATTTCAGGAGCGATTCAAGCAGGTGAAAAAGTGACTGTGTTAGATCGCAAAGAACGTTATAGTCTGATTAGAGATTCACGTAATCGCGAGGGTTGGGTTCTTAATTCTGACTTGAGCGATACCGCAAGTCCTAAAGATCTGATTCCTCAGTTAAAACAGCAAGTCCAAGATTTAACTAATCGCCTAAGTAAAATCGATACAGAATGGCAACAGCGTACCGCTGAAATGCAACGCAGGACACAAGATTCTGTGCAAAAAAGTAGTGATCTTGTGGCTGAAAATGCACAATTAAAACGTGAATTAGAGATTCTAAAAAACAAAAATCGTGATTTAGAAACAATGCATGACTCTGAAAAGCGTGAAATCGTCATTCAATGGTTTATTTACGGCGGAGCAGTACTTGGCGCAGGATTACTATTAGGATTAATCATCCCATTACTCATTCCTCGCCGCAGACGTAGTAATAATGGTTGGGCATAA
- the ftsH gene encoding ATP-dependent zinc metalloprotease FtsH, producing the protein MVKNILLWVVVAIVMMTAYEGFNSNFSGSSNTVPYSTFLSDIKENRLKGVDFKRNEDVIIVTKNDGASYQTVMPMYDEYLMADLAKTNAVITGQPAERRGLLSQILISWFPMLLLIGFYIFYMKQMQGGGRGAMGFGKSKAKMLTAEEVKTRFTDVAGCDEAKEEVGEVVEFLRDPSKFQKLGGRIPKGILMVGPPGTGKTLLAKAIAGEAKVPFFTMAGSDFVEMFVGVGASRVRDLFEQAKKNAPCIIFIDEIDAVGRKRGGAGFSGGHDEREQTLNQMLVEMDGFEGSEGVIIIAATNRADVLDDALTRPGRFDRQVTVDLPNVKGREQILKVHLKKVPLADGVDPMQIARGTPGYSGAQLANLVNEAALFAARKNKRVVTMEDFEEARDKINMGPERRSNTMTEKEIINTAYHEAGHVIVGYLMPEHDPLNKVTIVPRGQALGFAQFLPEGDRVSETFTKLESQLSTLFAGRIAEGLIFGEDKITTGASSDIHRATQIARAMVTQWGFAKELGPIFYQNEDGMGAIKGVSEESQKLIDIEMRKIIDRNYQRAKQTLEDNMDILHAMKDALLKYETLDSKQIDDLMARRPVGEPSGWSDTPTKDDNATPPSGEQAADITSTLEDNPNKDNNVGDSLADTKAEH; encoded by the coding sequence ATGGTTAAAAATATTTTGCTTTGGGTCGTGGTTGCTATTGTAATGATGACTGCTTATGAAGGCTTTAATTCTAATTTTAGCGGCAGCTCAAATACAGTGCCATATTCCACGTTTCTAAGTGATATAAAAGAAAATCGCTTAAAAGGCGTTGATTTTAAGCGGAATGAAGATGTAATTATCGTAACTAAAAATGACGGTGCCAGCTATCAAACAGTGATGCCAATGTATGATGAATACTTAATGGCAGATTTAGCCAAAACCAATGCGGTAATTACGGGCCAGCCGGCTGAACGTCGTGGCTTGCTTTCGCAGATTTTGATTTCTTGGTTCCCAATGTTATTACTCATCGGTTTCTATATTTTTTATATGAAACAGATGCAAGGCGGTGGGCGAGGAGCAATGGGCTTTGGTAAAAGCAAAGCGAAAATGCTGACCGCTGAGGAAGTAAAAACACGTTTTACTGATGTTGCCGGCTGTGATGAAGCCAAGGAAGAAGTAGGTGAAGTAGTTGAGTTTTTACGTGATCCATCAAAATTCCAAAAATTAGGTGGGCGCATTCCCAAAGGTATCTTGATGGTAGGCCCTCCGGGTACAGGTAAAACTCTATTAGCGAAAGCGATTGCTGGTGAGGCAAAAGTACCATTCTTTACCATGGCAGGTTCTGATTTCGTTGAAATGTTTGTAGGAGTGGGGGCTTCGCGTGTTCGTGATTTATTTGAACAAGCTAAGAAAAATGCACCTTGTATTATTTTTATTGATGAGATCGATGCGGTAGGTCGCAAACGTGGTGGTGCGGGCTTTAGTGGTGGTCATGATGAGCGTGAGCAAACCTTAAACCAAATGTTGGTTGAAATGGATGGTTTTGAAGGCTCAGAAGGTGTAATTATTATTGCTGCGACTAACCGTGCTGATGTGCTTGATGATGCACTAACCCGTCCGGGGCGGTTTGACCGTCAAGTTACTGTCGATTTACCAAATGTTAAAGGCCGTGAGCAAATTTTAAAAGTTCACTTGAAAAAAGTGCCGCTTGCAGACGGGGTTGATCCGATGCAAATCGCACGTGGTACACCAGGCTACTCCGGTGCACAATTAGCAAACCTTGTTAATGAAGCAGCATTATTTGCAGCACGTAAAAATAAGCGTGTTGTAACGATGGAAGATTTTGAAGAAGCCCGCGATAAAATTAACATGGGGCCTGAACGTCGTTCAAATACAATGACAGAAAAAGAGATCATCAATACTGCTTACCATGAGGCCGGACATGTGATTGTAGGTTATTTAATGCCTGAACATGACCCATTAAATAAAGTCACAATTGTACCGCGTGGACAAGCTTTAGGCTTTGCTCAATTTTTGCCGGAAGGTGATCGTGTAAGCGAAACTTTCACCAAATTAGAAAGCCAGCTTTCAACGCTGTTTGCCGGACGAATTGCAGAGGGATTAATTTTTGGTGAAGATAAAATTACTACAGGAGCTTCATCAGATATTCATAGAGCAACTCAAATTGCTCGTGCAATGGTCACACAATGGGGGTTCGCAAAAGAATTAGGGCCTATCTTCTATCAAAATGAAGATGGTATGGGGGCGATTAAAGGAGTATCTGAAGAATCGCAGAAGTTGATTGATATAGAAATGCGTAAAATCATCGACCGTAACTATCAAAGAGCGAAACAAACGCTTGAAGATAACATGGATATTTTACATGCAATGAAAGATGCATTGCTAAAATATGAAACGCTTGATAGTAAACAGATCGACGATTTAATGGCTCGTCGTCCGGTGGGAGAACCATCAGGTTGGAGTGACACTCCGACCAAAGATGATAATGCAACACCGCCAAGTGGTGAGCAAGCCGCGGATATCACTTCTACTTTAGAAGATAATCCGAATAAGGATAATAATGTTGGTGATTCTTTAGCAGATACTAAAGCTGAACATTAA
- a CDS encoding calcium:proton antiporter gives MPTIQKGHLPLPICSLLLPIAAWAVYFVGVKESIILQLAGGALLIGSVLSAVHHAEVVAHKVGEPFGTIILALAITIIEVALIVSLMVAGGDNAAYLARDTVFAAIMLILNGILGGCLLIGGLKHHEQFFSQKSASTALVTLVVILVITLVLPNFTTSTEGATYNSSQLIFVAIASLVLYISFILIQTVRHRDYFLADDDNPSHHAEPPSNKVAAISLLFLVICLGIVVLLAKALSPAIEKMVVGAGAPLALVGVIIAAVVLLPEGVAALTAAHRNRLQTSVNLALGSALASIGLTIPAVVIVCLIYDINMVLGLDWKSMVLLTLSSFVAMLSLNHGKTNMLYGIVLLVVLATYVFTVIVP, from the coding sequence ATGCCAACTATACAAAAAGGACATTTACCTTTACCGATTTGCTCTCTTTTACTGCCAATTGCAGCTTGGGCAGTTTATTTTGTGGGTGTTAAAGAGAGTATTATTTTACAGTTAGCTGGTGGAGCATTACTTATTGGTAGTGTGTTATCAGCAGTTCACCATGCCGAAGTTGTGGCACATAAAGTGGGAGAGCCATTTGGTACAATTATCTTAGCCTTAGCAATTACGATTATTGAAGTTGCCTTAATTGTTTCATTAATGGTTGCCGGTGGCGATAATGCTGCCTATTTGGCAAGAGATACAGTATTTGCCGCCATTATGCTGATTTTAAACGGGATTTTAGGTGGTTGTTTATTAATTGGGGGCTTAAAGCATCACGAACAGTTTTTTAGCCAAAAATCGGCAAGTACAGCGTTGGTGACATTAGTTGTGATTTTAGTGATTACATTGGTGTTACCAAACTTTACAACCAGTACGGAAGGGGCAACTTATAACTCTTCACAGCTGATCTTTGTGGCGATAGCCTCACTTGTTCTTTATATTTCGTTTATTTTGATTCAAACTGTTCGCCACCGTGATTATTTCTTGGCAGATGATGATAACCCGTCGCACCATGCAGAGCCGCCTTCAAACAAAGTAGCGGCTATTAGTTTACTGTTTTTGGTGATTTGTTTAGGTATTGTCGTTTTGTTGGCAAAAGCCCTTTCACCGGCGATTGAAAAAATGGTAGTCGGTGCAGGTGCGCCACTTGCATTGGTAGGGGTAATTATTGCGGCTGTTGTGTTATTACCGGAGGGGGTTGCCGCTTTAACGGCAGCACACCGAAACCGTTTACAAACCAGTGTGAATTTAGCATTAGGCTCGGCATTAGCAAGTATCGGTTTAACGATCCCTGCGGTTGTAATTGTTTGCTTAATTTATGATATTAATATGGTGTTAGGCTTAGATTGGAAATCAATGGTATTACTAACACTTTCATCTTTTGTCGCAATGCTATCGCTTAACCACGGTAAAACCAATATGCTTTATGGTATTGTACTGCTAGTGGTTTTGGCAACTTATGTCTTTACTGTGATTGTTCCCTAA
- the rlmE gene encoding 23S rRNA (uridine(2552)-2'-O)-methyltransferase RlmE encodes MGRKRSASSSRWLAEHFKDQFVQKAHKQKLRSRAYFKLDEIQQTDRLFKPGMTVVDLGAAPGGWSQYVVTQIGSKGRVVACDILDMNPIVGVDFLQGDFREESVLNALLERVGDEMVDVVMSDMAPNFSGMPSVDIPRAMYLVELALDMCRQVLAPKGSFVVKVFQGEGFDEYLREIRAMFSVVKVRKPEASRDRSREVYIVATGYKG; translated from the coding sequence ATGGGTAGAAAACGGAGTGCAAGTTCGTCACGTTGGCTTGCAGAACATTTTAAAGATCAATTTGTACAAAAAGCACATAAGCAGAAATTGCGTTCCCGTGCTTATTTTAAATTAGATGAAATTCAGCAGACAGATCGCTTGTTTAAGCCTGGAATGACGGTTGTGGATCTCGGTGCTGCCCCCGGTGGATGGTCGCAATATGTTGTGACCCAAATTGGTAGCAAGGGCAGAGTCGTCGCTTGTGATATTTTAGATATGAACCCAATTGTTGGGGTAGATTTCTTACAAGGTGATTTCCGAGAAGAGTCTGTTTTGAATGCGTTATTGGAACGTGTTGGGGATGAGATGGTCGATGTGGTGATGTCAGATATGGCGCCCAATTTTAGTGGTATGCCATCTGTTGATATTCCCCGTGCTATGTATTTGGTAGAATTGGCATTAGATATGTGTCGGCAAGTCTTAGCACCAAAAGGTAGTTTTGTTGTCAAAGTTTTCCAAGGCGAAGGATTTGATGAATATTTAAGAGAAATCCGTGCTATGTTTAGTGTGGTTAAAGTCAGAAAGCCGGAAGCTTCTCGAGATCGCTCAAGAGAAGTGTATATTGTTGCAACAGGCTATAAAGGCTAA
- the guaA gene encoding glutamine-hydrolyzing GMP synthase produces the protein MTNIYHHKILILDFGSQYTQLIARRVREIGVYCELWAWDVTEEQIREFNPTGIILSGGPESTTKANSPRAPEYVFNAGVPVLGICYGMQTMAMQLGGLTETSEHREFGYASVELKSADSLFAKLNDNLTACEPKLDVWMSHGDKVTRLPQGFQVTGITPTCPIAAMSDENRRFYGVQFHPEVTHTKSGLELLTNFVVGICGCERNWTPENIIEDAVARIKAQVGDDEVILGLSGGVDSSVTALLLHRAIGKNLHCVFVDNGLLRLNEGDQVMEMFGDKFGLNIIRVNAEDRFLDALKGIDEPEAKRKTIGKVFVDVFDDESKKLTSVKWLAQGTIYPDVIESAASKTGKAHVIKSHHNVGGLPDYMKLGLVEPLRELFKDEVRKIGLALGLPAEMLNRHPFPGPGLGVRVLGEIKKEYCDLLRKADAIFIEELYNSGWYYKVSQAFTVFLPVKSVGVMGDGRKYDWVVSLRAVETIDFMTAHWAHLPYDLLGKISNRIINEVNGISRVVYDVSGKPPATIEWE, from the coding sequence ATGACAAATATCTACCACCATAAAATCTTAATCCTCGACTTCGGTTCACAATATACCCAGCTGATCGCCCGCCGTGTGCGTGAGATTGGGGTTTACTGTGAGCTTTGGGCTTGGGACGTAACCGAAGAGCAAATTCGTGAATTCAACCCAACAGGGATTATTCTTTCGGGAGGACCTGAAAGTACGACTAAAGCAAATAGCCCGCGTGCACCTGAATATGTATTTAACGCAGGCGTGCCTGTATTGGGTATTTGCTACGGCATGCAGACGATGGCAATGCAGCTTGGTGGCTTAACCGAAACATCCGAACATCGTGAATTTGGCTATGCTTCTGTCGAACTAAAATCTGCCGATAGCTTATTTGCAAAATTAAATGATAATTTAACCGCTTGTGAGCCAAAATTAGACGTTTGGATGAGCCATGGTGATAAAGTCACTCGTTTGCCACAAGGTTTCCAAGTGACAGGCATTACCCCAACTTGCCCGATTGCGGCGATGTCGGATGAAAACCGTCGTTTCTACGGCGTACAGTTCCACCCGGAAGTGACTCACACGAAAAGTGGTTTAGAGCTTTTGACTAATTTTGTTGTTGGCATTTGTGGCTGCGAACGGAATTGGACACCGGAAAATATTATCGAAGATGCCGTTGCTCGCATTAAAGCACAAGTGGGCGATGATGAAGTGATTTTAGGCTTATCGGGTGGGGTAGATTCTTCTGTAACCGCATTATTATTACATCGTGCTATCGGCAAAAACTTGCACTGTGTGTTTGTGGATAACGGCTTGTTGCGCTTAAATGAAGGCGATCAAGTAATGGAAATGTTTGGCGATAAATTCGGCTTGAACATTATCCGTGTGAATGCTGAAGATCGATTTTTAGATGCGTTAAAAGGCATTGATGAGCCAGAAGCGAAACGCAAAACCATCGGTAAAGTTTTCGTGGACGTTTTCGATGATGAATCGAAAAAATTAACTTCCGTAAAATGGTTAGCCCAAGGTACGATTTACCCTGATGTGATCGAATCTGCCGCAAGCAAAACAGGCAAAGCACACGTGATTAAATCTCACCACAACGTGGGTGGCTTGCCGGATTATATGAAGCTCGGTTTAGTCGAACCGTTACGTGAACTGTTTAAAGACGAAGTACGCAAAATCGGCTTGGCTTTAGGTTTACCAGCGGAAATGCTTAACCGCCACCCATTTCCAGGTCCGGGCTTAGGCGTGCGAGTACTTGGTGAAATCAAAAAAGAGTACTGCGATTTACTTCGTAAAGCCGATGCTATTTTCATTGAAGAACTTTACAACTCAGGCTGGTACTACAAGGTCAGCCAAGCCTTCACTGTATTCCTACCGGTGAAATCGGTCGGCGTAATGGGCGATGGTCGCAAATACGACTGGGTTGTTAGCCTACGTGCGGTTGAAACCATCGACTTTATGACCGCCCATTGGGCACATTTACCTTATGATCTATTAGGTAAAATCTCTAACCGCATCATCAACGAAGTGAACGGCATTTCCCGCGTAGTGTATGATGTTAGCGGAAAACCTCCAGCAACGATTGAGTGGGAGTAA